From the Daucus carota subsp. sativus chromosome 8, DH1 v3.0, whole genome shotgun sequence genome, one window contains:
- the LOC108197488 gene encoding L10-interacting MYB domain-containing protein, which produces MAHNTEKQSTEEPKDTAKTKAKWTMNTTHIFCDVCISAINKGLRPSTHFNSEGWKFVVSNFQKLSGLNYEKPKLKNKWDLMRSEWKLWKELIGKETGLGWDPRLETVDASPDWWKAKIQMNKEYARFQKKGIDPDIVSKNDFMFGSTVATGEFAWAPSSDADVLAKKDQNEDDIISLNDSADDPLQKSMDRFLQEDDINSDDNSNINKKRKTRKRNIESDQGTSINTKDKGKKQRMSGASKLRSDISKLVETVEKRSGISEVGCTIKEVMDDLHAIPDVPKNTELYYFAVTMFEQKAKRELWKHLETTEAKVGWLKYQKEQQDMRNSKY; this is translated from the exons ATGGCACACaacacagaaaaacaatccacAGAGGAACCTAAGGATACTGCTAAAACAAAGGCCAAATGGACAATGAATACAACACATATTTTTTGTGATGTTTGCATAAGTGCCATAAACAAGGGATTGCGGCCTTCTACACATTTTAATTCAGAAGGATGGAAatttgttgtttccaactttcaaAAATTAAGTGGACTAAATTATGAAAaaccaaaactaaaaaataagTGGGACTTAATGAGGTCGGAGTGGAAACTTTGGAAAGAATTAATAGGCAAAGAAACTGGATTGGGTTGGGATCCAAGATTAGAGACCGTGGATGCGTCTCCCGATTGGTGGAAAGCAAAAATTCAG ATGAATAAAGAGTATGCTAGATTTCAGAAGAAAGGAATAGATCCTGATATCGTctcaaaaaatgattttatgtttgGAAGTACAGTTGCCACGGGAGAATTTGCTTGGGCGCCTTCTTCAGATGCAGATGTACTAGCGAAAAAGGATCAAAATGAGGAtgatattattagtttgaatgaTTCTGCTGATGATCCACTACAAAAGAGCATGGACAGATTCTTACAAGAAGATGATATAAATTCAGATGATAACTCTAACATTAATAAGAAACGGAAGACACGCAAAAGAAATATTGAATCTGATCAGGGTACaagtataaatacaaaagataaAGGTAAGAAACAGAGAATGAGTGGCGCGTCAAAATTACGGTCTGATATATCAAAACTGGTGGAAAcagttgaaaagagaagtggcaTCTCCGAAGTTGGTTGTACTATAAAAGAAGTAATGGATGATCTGCATGCCATTCCGGATGTCCCTAAGAACACTGAATTGTACTATTTTGCTGTGACAATGTTTGAACAGAAAGCAAAAAGGGAGCTATGGAAACATCTAGAGACAACAGAAGCTAAAGTTGGTtggttaaaatatcaaaaagaacAACAAGACATGAGGAATTCGAAGTACTAA
- the LOC108197555 gene encoding agamous-like MADS-box protein AGL9 homolog isoform X2, translated as MGRGRVELKRIENKINRQVTFAKRRSGLLKKAYELSVLCDAEVALIIFSNRGKLYEFCSSSSMLKTLERYQKCNYGAPETNVSAREALQEVASQQEYLKLKARYEALQRSQRNLLGEDLGPLNSKELEQLERQLDMSLKQIRSTRTQYMLDTLSDLQRKEHALNEANRTLKQRLMEGHHVSPFQWTQGNAQDMGYGRQSHGQPQGDAFYHPLVDCEPTLQMGYQTHEAMNAAAAAAAAGPSVNNYLGAWQLQ; from the exons ATGGGTAGAGGTAGGGTTGAGCTGAAGAGGATAGAGAACAAAATCAACCGCCAAGTAACATTTGCGAAGCGTAGGAGTGGGCTTTTGAAGAAAGCTTATGAGCTTTCTGTTCTTTGTGATGCTGAGGTTGCTCTCATCATCTTCTCTAATAGAGGCAAGCTCTATGAGTTTTGCAGCAGCTCAAG CATGCTCAAAACCCTTGAAAGGTATCAGAAGTGCAACTACGGCGCACCAGAGACAAATGTATCTGCAAGGGAAGCTCTG CAGGAGGTAGCTAGCCAGCAGGAATACTTGAAACTGAAGGCACGTTATGAAGCCCTACAGAGATCGCAGAG gaaTCTTCTGGGCGAGGATCTTGGCCCTCTAAACAGCAAGGAGCTGGAGCAGCTAGAGAGGCAGCTTGATATGTCACTCAAGCAGATAAGATCCACAAGG ACACAATACATGCTGGACACACTCTCGGATCTTCAGAGGAAG GAACATGCACTAAATGAAGCAAACAGGACCCTGAAACAAAGG TTGATGGAAGGACATCATGTAAGCCCATTCCAGTGGACACAAGGAAATGCACAAGATATGGGGTATGGAAGACAGTCTCATGGTCAACCTCAAGGGGATGCATTCTACCATCCCCTTGTCGACTGCGAACCCACTCTACAAATGGG ATATCAGACTCATGAAGCAATGAACGCGGCTGCAGCAGCTGCGGCAGCTGGCCCCAGTGTGAATAATTACTTGGGAGCATGGCAGCTGCAATGA
- the LOC108197555 gene encoding agamous-like MADS-box protein AGL9 homolog isoform X1, with product MGRGRVELKRIENKINRQVTFAKRRSGLLKKAYELSVLCDAEVALIIFSNRGKLYEFCSSSSSMLKTLERYQKCNYGAPETNVSAREALQEVASQQEYLKLKARYEALQRSQRNLLGEDLGPLNSKELEQLERQLDMSLKQIRSTRTQYMLDTLSDLQRKEHALNEANRTLKQRLMEGHHVSPFQWTQGNAQDMGYGRQSHGQPQGDAFYHPLVDCEPTLQMGYQTHEAMNAAAAAAAAGPSVNNYLGAWQLQ from the exons ATGGGTAGAGGTAGGGTTGAGCTGAAGAGGATAGAGAACAAAATCAACCGCCAAGTAACATTTGCGAAGCGTAGGAGTGGGCTTTTGAAGAAAGCTTATGAGCTTTCTGTTCTTTGTGATGCTGAGGTTGCTCTCATCATCTTCTCTAATAGAGGCAAGCTCTATGAGTTTTGCAGCAGCTCAAG CAGCATGCTCAAAACCCTTGAAAGGTATCAGAAGTGCAACTACGGCGCACCAGAGACAAATGTATCTGCAAGGGAAGCTCTG CAGGAGGTAGCTAGCCAGCAGGAATACTTGAAACTGAAGGCACGTTATGAAGCCCTACAGAGATCGCAGAG gaaTCTTCTGGGCGAGGATCTTGGCCCTCTAAACAGCAAGGAGCTGGAGCAGCTAGAGAGGCAGCTTGATATGTCACTCAAGCAGATAAGATCCACAAGG ACACAATACATGCTGGACACACTCTCGGATCTTCAGAGGAAG GAACATGCACTAAATGAAGCAAACAGGACCCTGAAACAAAGG TTGATGGAAGGACATCATGTAAGCCCATTCCAGTGGACACAAGGAAATGCACAAGATATGGGGTATGGAAGACAGTCTCATGGTCAACCTCAAGGGGATGCATTCTACCATCCCCTTGTCGACTGCGAACCCACTCTACAAATGGG ATATCAGACTCATGAAGCAATGAACGCGGCTGCAGCAGCTGCGGCAGCTGGCCCCAGTGTGAATAATTACTTGGGAGCATGGCAGCTGCAATGA
- the LOC108197555 gene encoding agamous-like MADS-box protein AGL9 homolog isoform X3, which yields MGRGRVELKRIENKINRQVTFAKRRSGLLKKAYELSVLCDAEVALIIFSNRGKLYEFCSSSSSMLKTLERYQKCNYGAPETNVSAREALEVASQQEYLKLKARYEALQRSQRNLLGEDLGPLNSKELEQLERQLDMSLKQIRSTRTQYMLDTLSDLQRKEHALNEANRTLKQRLMEGHHVSPFQWTQGNAQDMGYGRQSHGQPQGDAFYHPLVDCEPTLQMGYQTHEAMNAAAAAAAAGPSVNNYLGAWQLQ from the exons ATGGGTAGAGGTAGGGTTGAGCTGAAGAGGATAGAGAACAAAATCAACCGCCAAGTAACATTTGCGAAGCGTAGGAGTGGGCTTTTGAAGAAAGCTTATGAGCTTTCTGTTCTTTGTGATGCTGAGGTTGCTCTCATCATCTTCTCTAATAGAGGCAAGCTCTATGAGTTTTGCAGCAGCTCAAG CAGCATGCTCAAAACCCTTGAAAGGTATCAGAAGTGCAACTACGGCGCACCAGAGACAAATGTATCTGCAAGGGAAGCTCTG GAGGTAGCTAGCCAGCAGGAATACTTGAAACTGAAGGCACGTTATGAAGCCCTACAGAGATCGCAGAG gaaTCTTCTGGGCGAGGATCTTGGCCCTCTAAACAGCAAGGAGCTGGAGCAGCTAGAGAGGCAGCTTGATATGTCACTCAAGCAGATAAGATCCACAAGG ACACAATACATGCTGGACACACTCTCGGATCTTCAGAGGAAG GAACATGCACTAAATGAAGCAAACAGGACCCTGAAACAAAGG TTGATGGAAGGACATCATGTAAGCCCATTCCAGTGGACACAAGGAAATGCACAAGATATGGGGTATGGAAGACAGTCTCATGGTCAACCTCAAGGGGATGCATTCTACCATCCCCTTGTCGACTGCGAACCCACTCTACAAATGGG ATATCAGACTCATGAAGCAATGAACGCGGCTGCAGCAGCTGCGGCAGCTGGCCCCAGTGTGAATAATTACTTGGGAGCATGGCAGCTGCAATGA
- the LOC108197555 gene encoding agamous-like MADS-box protein AGL9 homolog isoform X4 — translation MGRGRVELKRIENKINRQVTFAKRRSGLLKKAYELSVLCDAEVALIIFSNRGKLYEFCSSSSMLKTLERYQKCNYGAPETNVSAREALEVASQQEYLKLKARYEALQRSQRNLLGEDLGPLNSKELEQLERQLDMSLKQIRSTRTQYMLDTLSDLQRKEHALNEANRTLKQRLMEGHHVSPFQWTQGNAQDMGYGRQSHGQPQGDAFYHPLVDCEPTLQMGYQTHEAMNAAAAAAAAGPSVNNYLGAWQLQ, via the exons ATGGGTAGAGGTAGGGTTGAGCTGAAGAGGATAGAGAACAAAATCAACCGCCAAGTAACATTTGCGAAGCGTAGGAGTGGGCTTTTGAAGAAAGCTTATGAGCTTTCTGTTCTTTGTGATGCTGAGGTTGCTCTCATCATCTTCTCTAATAGAGGCAAGCTCTATGAGTTTTGCAGCAGCTCAAG CATGCTCAAAACCCTTGAAAGGTATCAGAAGTGCAACTACGGCGCACCAGAGACAAATGTATCTGCAAGGGAAGCTCTG GAGGTAGCTAGCCAGCAGGAATACTTGAAACTGAAGGCACGTTATGAAGCCCTACAGAGATCGCAGAG gaaTCTTCTGGGCGAGGATCTTGGCCCTCTAAACAGCAAGGAGCTGGAGCAGCTAGAGAGGCAGCTTGATATGTCACTCAAGCAGATAAGATCCACAAGG ACACAATACATGCTGGACACACTCTCGGATCTTCAGAGGAAG GAACATGCACTAAATGAAGCAAACAGGACCCTGAAACAAAGG TTGATGGAAGGACATCATGTAAGCCCATTCCAGTGGACACAAGGAAATGCACAAGATATGGGGTATGGAAGACAGTCTCATGGTCAACCTCAAGGGGATGCATTCTACCATCCCCTTGTCGACTGCGAACCCACTCTACAAATGGG ATATCAGACTCATGAAGCAATGAACGCGGCTGCAGCAGCTGCGGCAGCTGGCCCCAGTGTGAATAATTACTTGGGAGCATGGCAGCTGCAATGA